In Streptomyces sp. NBC_00448, the following are encoded in one genomic region:
- a CDS encoding FadR/GntR family transcriptional regulator: protein MTFARTTLSDHVVREIIAEIKQRQLRAGDEIPAEGELAERHGVNRLVVREAIRTLVARGVLASSQGKRATVATPSPAVLAQILEFRLSQKSMDLRDLLDTRRVLEGELAQRAAACVAAGEGTVAEASEALDTMRGAVGDRDAFIAGDLAFHQAVANLARSEVFSFLLAAMNGVLLDARRASYEGREQRGTGQDATIEGHQRILDAIASGDGAAAAEAMTGHLAETSHDLGLP from the coding sequence ATGACGTTCGCACGCACCACACTGAGCGACCACGTGGTCCGGGAGATCATCGCGGAGATCAAGCAGCGCCAGCTGCGTGCCGGTGACGAGATCCCGGCCGAGGGCGAACTCGCCGAACGCCACGGCGTGAACCGGCTGGTGGTCCGCGAGGCCATCCGGACGCTGGTGGCGCGCGGCGTCCTCGCGTCCAGCCAGGGCAAGCGCGCGACGGTGGCCACCCCCTCGCCCGCCGTGCTGGCACAGATCCTCGAGTTCCGGCTCAGCCAGAAGTCGATGGACCTGCGGGACCTGCTCGACACCCGAAGGGTGCTGGAGGGCGAGCTCGCGCAGCGCGCCGCGGCGTGCGTCGCCGCGGGCGAGGGCACGGTGGCCGAGGCGTCGGAGGCGCTGGACACCATGCGGGGCGCGGTCGGGGACCGCGACGCCTTCATCGCCGGCGACCTCGCCTTCCACCAGGCGGTGGCCAACCTGGCGCGGTCCGAGGTGTTCTCCTTCCTGCTCGCGGCCATGAACGGCGTGCTGCTCGACGCCCGCCGGGCCAGCTACGAGGGTCGCGAGCAGCGCGGCACCGGACAGGACGCCACGATCGAGGGGCATCAGCGCATCCTCGACGCCATCGCCTCCGGGGACGGCGCCGCGGCGGCCGAGGCCATGACCGGCCACCTCGCGGAGACCAGCCACGACCTCGGCCTTCCCTAA
- a CDS encoding substrate-binding domain-containing protein gives MPISRTRCVTAVMGAVVALGLAACSSGQTSVSATPTVAPVHGRITLTYLQKQGDQQYFIDEAAGAKAKAAALGIGLKVVNLGSDANKTVSEVQSAIAQKSNGLIVVVPDPSVGPQVVQMAGDAKIALLTSDDQICTTGPDPAKCPKADLVPRIGFSGAQMGDQVGKRAAAEFKKAGWSAGDTRVISAWEQDVTVCGDRVKAAQKAFDAAAGAKVRTINVATDNTPTNAQDKVAATITAHTDVKHWLIWGCNDENVQGGVTAMQNAGVSADNVIGVGLGAYLACKDWGSGKPSGMKAALLLDGRDVGAVAVQTMYDKLKNGKAFPQEAFAPTTMVDPANWRSTGAKCS, from the coding sequence ATGCCCATCTCGCGAACCCGCTGTGTCACCGCCGTCATGGGCGCGGTGGTCGCCCTCGGACTCGCCGCGTGTTCCAGCGGCCAGACCTCCGTCAGCGCCACCCCCACGGTCGCCCCGGTGCACGGCCGGATCACGCTCACCTATCTGCAGAAGCAGGGCGACCAGCAGTACTTCATCGACGAGGCGGCGGGCGCCAAGGCGAAGGCCGCGGCCCTGGGGATCGGCCTGAAGGTGGTCAACCTCGGCAGCGACGCCAACAAGACCGTCAGCGAGGTCCAGTCGGCGATCGCGCAGAAGAGCAACGGCCTGATCGTCGTGGTGCCGGACCCGTCCGTCGGCCCCCAGGTCGTGCAGATGGCCGGCGACGCCAAGATCGCCCTGCTGACCTCGGACGACCAGATCTGCACCACGGGTCCCGACCCCGCCAAGTGCCCCAAGGCCGACCTGGTGCCGCGGATCGGCTTCTCGGGCGCCCAGATGGGCGACCAGGTCGGCAAGCGGGCGGCGGCGGAGTTCAAGAAGGCCGGTTGGAGCGCCGGCGACACCCGGGTGATCTCGGCGTGGGAGCAGGACGTGACGGTCTGCGGTGACCGCGTCAAGGCCGCGCAGAAGGCGTTCGACGCGGCGGCCGGGGCGAAGGTGCGGACCATCAACGTGGCCACGGACAACACCCCGACCAACGCCCAGGACAAGGTGGCCGCGACGATCACCGCGCACACCGACGTCAAGCACTGGCTGATCTGGGGCTGCAACGACGAGAACGTCCAGGGCGGCGTCACCGCCATGCAGAACGCCGGTGTCAGCGCGGACAACGTGATCGGCGTGGGCCTGGGCGCGTACCTGGCGTGCAAGGACTGGGGCTCCGGCAAGCCGTCGGGCATGAAGGCCGCGCTCCTCCTCGACGGCCGGGACGTCGGTGCGGTGGCCGTCCAGACGATGTACGACAAGCTGAAGAACGGCAAGGCGTTCCCTCAGGAGGCCTTCGCCCCCACCACCATGGTCGACCCGGCCAACTGGCGCTCCACCGGGGCGAAGTGCAGCTGA